The Alicyclobacillus macrosporangiidus CPP55 genome segment ACTCGGAATCGGTTGTGAACTCACTTCGGGCCCCCACAGTATGATGATCACGCCGACGAGGCATATCGCCGCCCCCATCCACTCCGCAAGATGGGGCGTCTCCTTTGCAATCCACCAGCCCCAGAACAGCGACATCACGATAAACACACCGCCGTAAGCGGCAATACACCCGGCCGAACGACGAGAACTCCTGACGGGTGGCGATCACACCGTACAAAAAGAGGATGACCCCTCCCGCAAGTCCGACCCACAAGGGTTTTCCGCTGCGCAGCCACAGCCATACCAGGTATCCGCCGCCGATCTCCGCCAGTCCAGCGAGCACAAACAGTATGTACGCCCGAACCACACGGCCACCCCTTCCCATACAGCAACCGTTCGAGCCGATGTACTCAAATCGTAACTCCGACAAACTCCTGCAGATATGGATCCTTCTCCATCTCTTACAAGGTATCAAAATCCGTTTCGATCAGCAGCGATGGCGGAGTCCTTCGCCCATCATAAAAATGGAATTTTTTGTTGACTAATCGCCACTCCCCATCGAACAATGGTTGAGGCCGGACTTCGGCCCTGCACATCCACACGTACAAGGAGGGTATCGACATGTCCATGCAATATCCGGCAACCGTGGCGAGTGTTTCAGAAAACCTCGCAAGACTCCTGGGACGGGAGCGTTGGCATAAGACACATACCGCCGGTTGGATCGGAGACGCCATCTATGGGGTCAACGACGGTTTGGGAGCGATTTTTGGCATCATCGCAGGAGTGGCAGGTTACACGGCGAGCAGCAGCACGGTGCTCATCAGCGGCCTGTTCGGCGCTTTGGCGAGCACCCTCTCCATGGGTGCAGGTGCATGGCTCGCCACCAAATCCGAGACGGAACTGCGACAGAGCGAAATTGCACATGAACGGCGGGAGATCCTGGAGGATCCAGAACACGAAATTGAAGAGCTCGCCCTGATGTATCAACTAAAAGGGTTTGACGAAGCCGAGTCCTTCCAAATGGCCCGGCGGATCGCTCAGGATACCGAGCTGTTTGTCAAGACCATGGCTCAGGAAGAGCTTGGGTTTCACGACGAGTCGGCGGGAAGTCACTGGAAGTCTGCGGTCATCGGCAGTTTGTCAACGCTCGTGGGCGGACTGGTGCCGTTAGTTCCCTTCTTTTTCATGACCGGGACCGTGGCGATGGTGGCAGCGGCCATCGTCAGTATCGCCGCCCACTTCGCCGTGGGTGCCGCCAAGAGCCTGGTGACCGCCCGAAGCTGGTGGGCGAGCGGGATCGAAATGACGCTCGCCGGGGTCATCGTCGGCGTGGTGGCTTACGGCTTGGGCATTCTGGGGACAATGTTGGTTCATGTCTGATTCCATCATGAGCTCACCCACTCCAGGCGGGGCGGTGTGGGCTCATTATGATGCTCTGAAGAGTATTCATGTGTGCGAGGCCTCCGGGTCCAGCCGACAGAACAGGTAGATGATACGGTTCGGCTTCCAAGTCTCACCCCTGTAAAATCTCCTCCCCCAGCCGCATTGCAAGGGTTTCCTCTATCCGGTCCGAACGATCTCGTGGGTTTCGATATCCATCGTACCGCCAGTAGATTCGGCAATGCTGAGTTGGCAAAGGAGAACGTACTGCCTTAGAGGCCGCATGGTTAAAGTGTGAGGTTGAATCTCCGATGTTAAGCATCCTATAATAACGTATGCGAACATATGTTCGTGCATGGAGGTCTTCTTATGCGGCCAACTGCCCTCATCAGACGAATGCTCCAGCTCGAACTCATCGAGTCAGAGGTATCCCGGCACATGCGGTCACTCCGTCATGTGCTTGCCCAACAAGGCATCGCAATCGTCGAACGTAAAGATCGGGAGCTGGACATCTGGGTGCAGTATCGATGGAACAACCGGGAGCATGAGGCCCTGTACATGAAACCCATGCTCGAGGCAGAACTGCCGGCTCTCACGTCCAAGCTGGTGGGCGAAAAGAACCGATGAAACTCATCTATGGGCTGGTCGACATGCAAAGTTTTTACGCTTCGTGCGAGGCGGCATCTCGGCCTGAATTTGCACCTTACAGGCGGGAGTACGACGATTCGACCGATCCCGCACTCGTGGTGGCCGGGGACCCCGAGAGGCGTTCGGGGATCATTCTAGCCGCCACACCTCCCGCCAAGGCTGCCGGTATCACGACTGCCATGCGGCTCGGAGAAGCCCTGCGCCTGCTTCCGAAGGTGCATGTTGTACGTCCTCGTATGAAGTTCTACTTGGAAACCAGCGTTCGTATCCAGCAAGTCATCAGGTGGCATTTCCCTTTGCACGAGCAGTTTTCAGTGGACGAAGCGTTCTTTGCTTTCCCCTACCCATC includes the following:
- a CDS encoding VIT1/CCC1 transporter family protein, which translates into the protein MSMQYPATVASVSENLARLLGRERWHKTHTAGWIGDAIYGVNDGLGAIFGIIAGVAGYTASSSTVLISGLFGALASTLSMGAGAWLATKSETELRQSEIAHERREILEDPEHEIEELALMYQLKGFDEAESFQMARRIAQDTELFVKTMAQEELGFHDESAGSHWKSAVIGSLSTLVGGLVPLVPFFFMTGTVAMVAAAIVSIAAHFAVGAAKSLVTARSWWASGIEMTLAGVIVGVVAYGLGILGTMLVHV